The DNA window CCGTCCGTCGGGGCGTGTGTCGGCGCCGCGCGCCTTGAGGAGTCGGTCGGGATCGCGGGGTGGCGGCATGGGCGTGTTATAGAACATTACAGGAACAGGCGCCAGCGATTCGGTGCGCGCGTCGCCGCCGGCCCCTGCGAGGTCGCTTTGAGCCGTCCGGATCGGCCGAATACCGGCCATTCGAGAGGGAACAGACACGCAGGAGCCGCGCCATGGCCGATAACGACGACGAGATCATCCTGTCGGACCTGGACGACGACGAACTGGTCCAGCAGATGATGGACGATCTGTATGACGGTCTGCGAGACGAGATCGAGGAAGGCGTCAACATCCTGCTGGCGCGCGGCTGGACCCCCTATGACGTGCTGACCAAGGCGCTGGTCGCCGGCATGACCATCGTCGGCCACGATTTCCGCGACGGCATCCTGTTCGTCCCCGAAGTGCTGCTGGCCGCGAATGCGATGAAGGGCGGGATGGCGATCCTGAAACCGCTTCTGGCCGAGACGGGCGCGCCGCGCATGGGCAAGATGGTGATCGGCACCGTCAAGGGCGACATCCACGACATCGGCAAGAACCTGGTCAGCATGATGATGGAGGGCGCGGGTTTCGAGGTCGTCGATCTGGGCATCAACAACCCGGTCGAGAAATATCTCGAGGCGATCGCGCGGGAAGAGGCCGATATTCTGGGCATGTCGGCGCTGCTGACGACGACGATGCCCTATATGAAGGTCGTGATCGACACGATGAAGGAACAGGGCATCCGCGACGATTACATCGTGCTGGTGGGCGGCGCGCCGCTGAACGAGGAATTCGGCCGCGCCATCGGCGCCGACGCCTATTGCCGCGACGCGGCCGTGGCGGTCGAGACGGCCAAGGACTTCATCCTGCGCAAACACAACCGCATGGCGGCCAGCGGATAGCATCTGGCGCGGCGGCACGTTGAACTGCGGCGCGATCCCGCACATGTTGCAGGGAACGACCGCAGAACGACAGGATTTCACGATGAACGATTACACCCCGCCGAAGGTCTGGACCTGGAACGACAAGCATGGCGGCGAATTCGCCAGCATCAACCGCCCCGTCGCCGGCCCGACCCATGACAGGGAACTGCCGGTCGGCAAGCATCCGCTGCAACTGTCTTCGCTGGCCACGCCCAACGGGCAGAAGGTCACGATCCTGCTGGAAGAGCTGCTGGAGGCGGGACATGACGCCGAATACGACGCCTGGCTGATCCGCATCGGCGAGGGCGACCAGTTCGGCAGCGGCTTTGTCGAGATCAACCCAAACTCGAAGATCCCGGCGCTGATGGATCATTCGGCGAACCCGCCGCAACGCGTGTTCGAATCGGGCGCGATCCTGCTGTATCTGGCCGAAAAATTCGGCGCGTTCCTGCCTCGCGACACGGCCGCACGAACCGAGACGCTGAACTGGCTGTTCTGGCAGATGGGCGCGGCGCCCTTCGTCGGCGGCGGATTCGGGCATTTCTATCACTATGCGCCGGTCAAGATCGAATACGCCATCGACCGCTACACGATGGAGACGAAACGGCAACTGGACGTGCTGAACCGGCAGCTGGCCGACCGCCGCTTCATCGCCGGCGAAGACTACACCATCGCCGACATGGCGATCTGGCCTTGGTATGGACGGCTGACCACCGGCGGCGTCTATGGCGATGCGGCAACCTTCCTTGACGGCGCCAGCTATGAACACGTGGCCCGCTGGACCAACGAGATAGCCGCGCGCCCGGCGGTCCAGCGCGGCATCATGGTCAACAAGACTTCGGGCGAGCCGTCCGAACAGCTGTGGGAACGCCATTCAGCCGAGGATTTCCAGACGAAAACGCAGGACAAGATCGAAGGCTAGGAAAAAATGGGGGCTCTGCCCCCGTCCTTCGGACTCCCCCGGGATATTTGAGCGCCAAGGACAGGCCCGTCTTTGGCGCATAAATATCCCACGGGGGTCCGGGGGCGTGAAGCCCCCGGCTTTGGCGCGCGGATCAGTTCCGCGCGCGGTCCACCATCTTGCCCTTGCTGATCCAGGGCATCATCTCGCGCAGCTTTTTGCCCACCTTCTCGATCTGGTGTTCGTCGTTGATGCGGCGCGTGGCCTTGAAGGACGGCTGGCCGACGGCGTTTTCCTGCATGAAGTCGCGCACGAACTTGCCCGACTGGATGTCGCGCAGCACCTCCTTCATCCGCGCCTTCGTCTCGTCATAGGGCAGGATGCGCGGGCCGCTGACATATTCGCCGTATTCGGCGGTGTTGGAGATGGAATAGTTCATGTTGGCGATGCCGCCTTCATAGATCAGATCGACGATCAGCTTCACCTCGTGCAGGCATTCGAAATAGGCCATCTCGGGTTCGTATCCGGCCTCGACCAGGGTTTCGAAGCCCATGCGGATCAGTTCGACCAGACCGCCGCACAGCACCGCCTGTTCGCCGAACAAATCGGTTTCGCATTCCTCGCGGAAATTCGTCTCGATGATGCCCGACCGGCCGCCGCCGATGGCGCTGCAATAGGAGAGCGCCAGATCCATCGCCTTGCCGCTGGCATCCTGGTCGACGGCCACAAGGCAGGGCACGCCGCCGCCCTTGACGTATTCGCCGCGCACCGTGTGGCCCGGCCCCTTGGGCGCCATCATGATGACGTCGACGCCGGGTTTCGGCTCGATCAGCCCGAAATGCACGTTCAGGCCATGCGCGAAGGCGATGGCCGCGCCGTCGCGCAGATTGTCATGGACATGCTTGCGATAGGTTTCGGCCTGCAATTCGTCGGGCATGGTGAACATGATCAGGTCGCACCATGCGGCGGCCTCGGCGATGCCCATCACCTTCAGGCCCTCGGCCTCGGCCTTCCTGGCCGACGGGCTGCCCTCGCGCAGGGCGATGACGACGTTGCGGGCGCCCGAATCGCGCAGGTTCAGCGCATGGGCATGGCCCTGGCTGCCATAGCCCAGAATGGCGACCTTCTTGTCCTTGATCAGGTTCACATCGCAATCGCGATCATAGTAAACGCGCATCGGCGGGTCCTTTCCTTTTCGATAACCGGGTTCTAGCGAACGGCTTGCCGAGGGGATGTTCATTTTTTGCGATTTATGCAAGATTATCGCTGCGATCATGTCCATCACCAGAAGAAGCCGAAAAAATCATGCCTGATGCCACCGACCGCCGCATCCTGCGCCAGCTGCTGGCCGATCCCGACGCGCCCAATGCCGAATTGGCCAGACGCGCGGGCGTTACCCCGACCAGCCTGTGGCGACGGCTGGACAGGCTGCGCGACAGGGGGATCATCGCCGGCATTCAGGCCCGCATCGACTGGCGCGCCATGGGATACGAGGTTCAGGTCAGCCTGCGCTTCACGCTGGACAAGACCGATCCGCGCGCCTTCGACGATTTCATCGCCGCCGCGCGCGAGGTGCCCGAGGTAACCGAGATCCAGACCTTTCTGGGCAGCGTCGATCTGCGCCTTTCGGTGATCGCGCGCGACATGGCGCATTGGCAGCAGATCTATCGCGACCGGATCCTGCGCCTGCCGCATGTGTCCGACAGCGATGCGCTGATGCTGGTCTCGACCATCAAGGACAGCGCCGAGCTTGCGCTGTGACCGGGCTGGACGCCACCGATCTGGCGATCCTGCGCATGCTGGGCGCGGATGCCACGAAAAGCGCGGCCCAGATCGGGCGCGCCGTCGGCATCGGCCAGCCGGCGGCGTGGCGGCGGATTCGCCGGCTGATGGATCAGGGCATCCTGGCCGGGCGGCGGGTGGCGGTCGATACCGCTGCCCTTGGGTTCGGCGTGACCGTGTTTCTGGGGGTGCGGCTGGCCGCGAAGGGGCGCACCAGCCTTGAGGATTTCGAGCGCGCGGTGACCGCCATTCCCGAGGTGCAGACGGTGCAGCACGTGCTGGGCCAGTTCGATTATCGTCTGCGCATCGTCGCCCGCGACATCAGCGATTTCGAACGCATCCTGCGCCGCCGGATCATGACCCTGCCCGGCGTGGGCCAGGTCGAGGCGAACGTGATGCTGTCCGAAGAACGCCGCCCCGGACCTTTGGGCGGCGTTGACGGTTCGTGACGGCGGCTAGCCCTCGGTCGGCACGATCAGGTATTTCGAGCCGGTCGATTTCCTCTGATACGCCACCACGTTTTCGGGCTTCAGCGCATCGGCCAGGCTGATCCGGGCGGTATAGTGGCTGGCGAAGGTGGTCCGCATCTCGGCCGCGACGCGCTCATGCATCTTCTTGACGACGGCCGGATCGATGCGTTTGAGGGCATGGAACAACAGCCAGCCGCCGATCGACCACTGAAACCCGAAGCCGCGTTTCAGGATCGTCGGCCCGGTATCCAGCGCGCCATAGATATAGGCCTGCTTCATCGTCGCCGAACCATAGCGGTCGTAATCGTCCATCTTGCGCAGCGCGACCGCCTCCATCGCGTTCAGGATCGTGCCGGTCATCTCGCCTCCGCCGATGGCGTCGAAGGCCAGCGTTGCGCCCGTCCGGTCGATGGCATCGCACAGACGGTCGAAGAAATCGTCGGCGCTGCTGTCGACCACATGGGTCGCGCCGATGCCCTTCAGCAGATCGACCTGCTTCTGGCTGCGCACGATGTTGACCAGCCCGATGCCGTCATCCTTGCAGATCCGCACCAGCATCTGACCCAGGTTAGACGCCGCCGGCGCGTGGACGATGGCGCTGTGGCCCTCGGCCCGCATGGTTTCCACAAAGCCAAGAGCGGTCAGCGGGTTGACGAACAGCGATGCGCCCTCGTCCGGGGTGGCGTCGTCGGGCAGCACGATACAGGCATCGGGCGTGATCAGCCGCAGATCGGCATACATCGCGCCGCCGATCATCGCCACGCGCTTGCCCACAAGATCCTGAAGATCGGGACCAGCCTTGATCACCGTCCCGGCGCCCTCATTCCCGACCGGCATGGATTTTCCCAGACGCGCCCGCAGGCCGGGCAAAGCCTTGGGCGAGATGCGCGCCGTCAATACGGGATCGTCTGGCGAGCCTTCGGCATGCAGGCTGTCCATGTCGGCCGGCCCAAGCAGCAGGCCCAGATCCGAGGGGTTGATCGGCGCGGCCTCGACCCGGACCAGCAGTTGGCCCTGTCCGGGGTCGGGAATGTCCACGCGTTCAAGGTTCAGGCGCAGGGTGCCGTCTTCGGAAACGGTCGATCTCAATTCTCGGCTGGTCTGGGTCATGTCGGTCCTTGCTGGCTGTTTCGGGGGGGCGCAGGCCGCGCGATGCGGTCGCAACGATGCGCCCTTGTGTCACCGGCGACAACGCATGGCGGCGGTGGCGGTTCAATTCGCGGGCGCTTGCGTGGCGGGGTGGCGCAATGCGGCCGGGGAAGCACGAAAAAACCCCCGCTGCGGGTGCAAGGGGGGTTCGTTCGTCAAGCTGCGATGGCCTTAAAAGCCGCGCGCAACCCGCTCGATATCGCCGCGACACAGACCGATATCGTCCAGTTCGCGGTCCGACAGGCGGTGCAACTCGCGTCGCGTCTTGCGCATATCCTGCCAGGACGTGAACAGCGAGAAGAAGCGGGCGACGACGCTGCCATGGCCTCCGTCAGCAAAGCTGCGGTTCGTTTCGATGGCCGACATTGTATCACCTGTTCTCAGAGTGCCCATAATGCGGGCAAGTTTCAGTCAGACTGCATGTAGTGTTTGCACATGCAGAAAGCCATAGCCATCCACGCAAGGCGGCCATGCGGTTTTTGCATGAGGGGATTGGCGGGTGGGTTTCGCCGGCTAAGAAACAGAAAATTTTTTAATTTCAGCCGGTAGAGCAACTAAACTCCATTCTGCTCGAACAAGGTTGATCCTGCCCGCCCCGCCCGGTCCCGCCATGCTGCGGCGCGGCATCAAGCGCGCCACTCAGCCCCCGCGCCAATCGCCCAGTTCCGCCTGCCACAGCGTCAGCGCGGCCACGGCTGCGGTATCCGCGCGCAGGATGCGCGGGCCGAGGCTTACCCTGCTGACACTGTCCATGCCGCGCAGCCTTGCGCGTTCGCTGTCCGAAAACCCGCCTTCGGGGCCGATCAGGATCGCCCACGGACCGGCCGGCAGATCGGCCAGCGTCGCGGCCGGTCCGGCGGCAGCCTCATCGGCCCACAGGATGCGGCGGCGGGCGTCCCACCCGTCCAGCAGCCGCGACAACGGTTGCAGGTCTTCGACCTGCGGCACGTAGGTTCCGCCGCATTGTTCGGCGGCCTCGACCGCGTGGGCTTGCAGACGATCCTGCCGGATGCGTTCGGAATTGGTGAAATCGGTCTGCACCGGCAGGATCCGCGCCGCCCCCATCTCGGCCGCCTTCTCGACGATGAAATCGGTGCGCGCCTTCTTGATCGGCGCGAAGATCAGCCACAGATCGGGCGGATCGCGCTGCGGCGCGGTGCGTTCGGCGATCTGCAACGACCCGCCGCGCTTGCCGGCCTGTTCGATCTGCGCGGCCCATTCGCCGTCGCGCCCGTTGAACACCGCGATCGCGTCGCCCGGCTTCAGCCGCATCACCCCGGACAGGTAATGCGCCTGCGCAGAGGCAAGCGGCACGGGTTGTCCCGCCGCCAGCGGGTGATCTATGAACAGTCTGATCTTCGCCATGATGGGGCCGACGCTATGCAAAGCCAGACCGAAAGGCCAGATGCCGTCATCGACGCGCCCAAGGGCAACTGGGTGGACCGGTGGGCGCCCGATGCGTGGCGTCCGTTTCTGCACCTGTCGCGCGCCGACCGGCCCATCGGGACATGGCTGCTGCTGCTGCCCTGCTGGTGGGGGATCGGGCTGGCGATGATGGCGGGCGCGCCGCGCTGGTTCGATCTGTGGATCGCGCTGGCCTGCGGGATCGGCGCCATCGTGATGCGCGGCGCGGGCTGCACCTGGAACGACATCACCGATCGCGGGATCGACGCGCAGGTGGCGCGGACCCGGTCGCGCCCGCTGCCATCGGGGCGGGTCAGCCTGCGCGGCGCGTATCTGTGGCTGATCGCGCAGGGGCTGGTCGGGCTGGTGATCCTGCTGACCCTGGGGCCGGCCGCGATCTGGATGGGCGTGGCCTCTCTGGCGCTGGTGGCGATCTATCCCTTTGCCAAGCGGTTCACGTGGTGGCCGCAGATCTTTCTGGGGCTGGCGTTCAACTGGGGCGTGATGCTGGCCTATGCGGCGCATGCGGGCCGCGTCGATGCCGCGCCGGTCGTCGCGTGGCTGGCGGGCATCGCCTGGACGATCTTTTACGACACGATCTATGCCCATCAGGACGCCGAGGACGATGCGCTGATCGGGGTCAAATCCACCGCGCTGCTGTTTGGCCGGAACAGCCCGCGCATCCTGGCGGGCTTTGCGGTTCTGGCGGTCGTGCTGCTGGCGGTGGCCATCGGGATGACCGGTCGCAATGTGTTGATCGGTTGGGCCGGGCTGGCGGCGTTCGCCGCGCATCTGGCGTGGCAGCTGCGACTTTTCCAGCCGGATCAGGACGCTATGTGCCTGCAGCTGTTCCGGTCGAACCGCGATGCCGGGCTGATCCTTGCGCTGTTTCTTGCCGTCGCGGGGCTGGCCTGATTGCGCGCCGGGCACCGCGCGGCTAGACCGTCCCGGCTTGCCACAGACCGAGGCCCCTAATCGCATGGCACCGTCCCGCAGCCGCATTCCGACCGCGTTTGCCACCCTTGTCGTCCTGTCCGCCGCCGGTGGGCTGTGCTGGTGGGCGGCGCAGTCGGCGGCCGCGTTCATCGAACAGCGCGCGCGCGAGGATGTGCAGGTCGCGCTGTCCACCGGCGGGCAGGACTGGGTCGAGGTCGCGACCGACGGGTTGCAGGTCCGTCTGCGCGGCACCGCCCCGACCGAGGTCGCCCGCTTTCGCGCCATGACCCGCGCCGCCTCGGCGGTCGATCCGTCGCGGGTGATCGACGACATGACCGTAGCCTCGACCGAGGCGCTGACGCCGCCCGACTTCAAGGTCGAACTGCTGCGCGACGGCGACGGCATCTCGCTGATCGGGCTGGTGCCGGCGGGCACCGACCGCACCGGACTTGTGCGCACCCTGAAATCCGAAACCGCCGCACCGAAGATCACCGATCTTTTGGAAAGCGCAGATTACGCCGTGCCCGAGCGTTGGGACGAGGCGATGGCGTTCGGGCTGCGCGCGGCGCAGATGGCCGCGCGCGCCAAGATCTCGATCGCGCCGGGACAGGTGCGGATCGCGGCGATCACCGACAGCCGGGTCGAAAAGGGGCGGCTTGAAACCGAATTGCAGCGCGCCCTGCCCGACGGGATCGCGCTTGAGACGCAGATCTCGGCCCCGCGCCCGGTTATCGCGCCGTTCACCTTGCGCTTTCTGATCGACGAGGACGGCCCGCGCTTTGACGCCTGCGCCGCCGATAACGAGGCGGGGCGCGCCCGCATCCTGGCCGCCGCCTTGGCGGCAGGCACGGGCGGCAAGCCCGGTTGCACATTGGGTCTGGGCGCGCCAAGCCAGGACTGGGCGGATGCCGCCGTCGCCGCGATCGAGGCGGTCGCGGCGATGGGCGCGGGGTCGGTCACGATTTCGGATGCCGATATCGCGCTGACCGCGCCGCAATCGGTCGCGCAGGCGCGGTTCGACGAGGTCGTGGGCCGGCTGGAGCAACGTCTGCCGCGCGTCTTTTCGTTGCAGGCGCTGCGCGACCGGCCCGAACAGGTGGATCGCGGACCGGCCGAGTTCGTCGCCGCGCTGTCGGGCGAGCGCAACCTGTCGATGCGCGGCCGGATCACGGATGAGCGGATGCGCGAAGCCGTGGACAGCTTTGCCCGGTCGCGCTTTGCCGCCGTGCAGGGCAGCCTGCGCAGCGACGCGACGGTGCCGGGCGGCTGGACGGTGCGGGTGATCGCCGCGCTGGAGGCGATGGACAGCCTGGAAAGCGGCACCGTCGATGTCACGCCCGAACTGATCCGCATCACCGGCACCTCGGGCGATCCGAACGCCGCCGAACACAGCGCCGCCACGCTGTCGCAGCGACTGGGCGCGGGGGCGCGTTACGATCTGACGATCCGCTATGACCGGCGGCTGGACCCTGCGCTGAACCTGCCCGATGGCGAGGAATGCGTGCGCCGTCTGAACATCGTCATGTCCGAATCCGAAATCGGCTTCGAACCCAGCAAGTCGCAGATCGCGGGCGATCCGGCACCCACCTTGCGGCGTATGGCCGGGGTGATGGCCGAGTGCGCGGATTTCCAGATGGAGGCCGGCGGCCATACCGATTCGCAGGGCTCGGAAGGGTTCAACGCCGATCTGTCGCGCGCCCGTGCGCAGGCGCTGGTCGCGGCGATGGCCGAGGCCGGGATCGACACCGCGAACCTGACCGCGCGCGGTTACGGCGAAAGCCAGCCCATCGCCAGCAACGACACCGAAGAGGGGCGCGAGGAAAACCGCCGCATCCAGTTCCGCCTGCTGTCGGACCGGCCGGTGCGCAGCGCCCCCCTGCCCGCCCCGGTGACGCTGTCGGGCGTGACCACCGAGGCGGCGGCGGCACCGCCAGCCGCGTCGGGACCAGCCGTGCCGAGCGGTGCCGGCGCCGAGGGCGGGGAGAGGGCTGCACCGCAGCCGCAGGGGCCGCAACTGCCGCAGATCGCGGCCGGTCCGGCCATGGCGGCACCCGCCGTCGTCGGCGTCAGCGAACAGTTCGAGTCACTGGACGCGCGCGAGGAAAACATTAGGCTGCCGGTGCAGACCCCGGATGACGACACCCCGCGCCCCCGCCCGCGCCCCGAGGACGCGGACGCGCCGGCAGAACCCGAAGACGCGACACCCCTAGACGCGACCGCCGCCGAATGAACCGCACCGAATTCATCACCGTCACCGCCATCATCCTGTTCGCCGCCTTCGTGCTGGGCTGGCTTGCCAGCTGGCTGGTCCATCGGCTGACCCGCCCGACAAGATCGGGCATGACCGAGCTTGACCGCATGGCCCAGCAACTGCACGAGGCCGAAGAGGCGCGCGATGCCGCCATCGCGCAGCTGGAAGAGCGCGAGGCCGATCTGGCCAGCCGCCTTGCGGGAGCCGAGCTGGAATTGCAGGCGGCGATGGACGGGCTGCGCGAAAGCCGGACCGAGGTCGAGGAATTGCGGGACTATATCGAGATGAAACTGGCCCGCCGCTGAGGCGGCGGGCGGAAGGAAAAGGGGGCTGTCTGCCCCCTCTTGGCCTGCGGCCAATTCACCCCCGAGGATATTTTCGCG is part of the Paracoccus stylophorae genome and encodes:
- a CDS encoding corrinoid protein, which encodes MADNDDEIILSDLDDDELVQQMMDDLYDGLRDEIEEGVNILLARGWTPYDVLTKALVAGMTIVGHDFRDGILFVPEVLLAANAMKGGMAILKPLLAETGAPRMGKMVIGTVKGDIHDIGKNLVSMMMEGAGFEVVDLGINNPVEKYLEAIAREEADILGMSALLTTTMPYMKVVIDTMKEQGIRDDYIVLVGGAPLNEEFGRAIGADAYCRDAAVAVETAKDFILRKHNRMAASG
- the yghU gene encoding glutathione-dependent disulfide-bond oxidoreductase — protein: MNDYTPPKVWTWNDKHGGEFASINRPVAGPTHDRELPVGKHPLQLSSLATPNGQKVTILLEELLEAGHDAEYDAWLIRIGEGDQFGSGFVEINPNSKIPALMDHSANPPQRVFESGAILLYLAEKFGAFLPRDTAARTETLNWLFWQMGAAPFVGGGFGHFYHYAPVKIEYAIDRYTMETKRQLDVLNRQLADRRFIAGEDYTIADMAIWPWYGRLTTGGVYGDAATFLDGASYEHVARWTNEIAARPAVQRGIMVNKTSGEPSEQLWERHSAEDFQTKTQDKIEG
- the ilvC gene encoding ketol-acid reductoisomerase, with protein sequence MRVYYDRDCDVNLIKDKKVAILGYGSQGHAHALNLRDSGARNVVIALREGSPSARKAEAEGLKVMGIAEAAAWCDLIMFTMPDELQAETYRKHVHDNLRDGAAIAFAHGLNVHFGLIEPKPGVDVIMMAPKGPGHTVRGEYVKGGGVPCLVAVDQDASGKAMDLALSYCSAIGGGRSGIIETNFREECETDLFGEQAVLCGGLVELIRMGFETLVEAGYEPEMAYFECLHEVKLIVDLIYEGGIANMNYSISNTAEYGEYVSGPRILPYDETKARMKEVLRDIQSGKFVRDFMQENAVGQPSFKATRRINDEHQIEKVGKKLREMMPWISKGKMVDRARN
- a CDS encoding Lrp/AsnC family transcriptional regulator, which gives rise to MPDATDRRILRQLLADPDAPNAELARRAGVTPTSLWRRLDRLRDRGIIAGIQARIDWRAMGYEVQVSLRFTLDKTDPRAFDDFIAAAREVPEVTEIQTFLGSVDLRLSVIARDMAHWQQIYRDRILRLPHVSDSDALMLVSTIKDSAELAL
- a CDS encoding Lrp/AsnC family transcriptional regulator; the encoded protein is MLGADATKSAAQIGRAVGIGQPAAWRRIRRLMDQGILAGRRVAVDTAALGFGVTVFLGVRLAAKGRTSLEDFERAVTAIPEVQTVQHVLGQFDYRLRIVARDISDFERILRRRIMTLPGVGQVEANVMLSEERRPGPLGGVDGS
- a CDS encoding zinc-binding dehydrogenase, with translation MTQTSRELRSTVSEDGTLRLNLERVDIPDPGQGQLLVRVEAAPINPSDLGLLLGPADMDSLHAEGSPDDPVLTARISPKALPGLRARLGKSMPVGNEGAGTVIKAGPDLQDLVGKRVAMIGGAMYADLRLITPDACIVLPDDATPDEGASLFVNPLTALGFVETMRAEGHSAIVHAPAASNLGQMLVRICKDDGIGLVNIVRSQKQVDLLKGIGATHVVDSSADDFFDRLCDAIDRTGATLAFDAIGGGEMTGTILNAMEAVALRKMDDYDRYGSATMKQAYIYGALDTGPTILKRGFGFQWSIGGWLLFHALKRIDPAVVKKMHERVAAEMRTTFASHYTARISLADALKPENVVAYQRKSTGSKYLIVPTEG
- a CDS encoding DUF1127 domain-containing protein is translated as MSAIETNRSFADGGHGSVVARFFSLFTSWQDMRKTRRELHRLSDRELDDIGLCRGDIERVARGF
- a CDS encoding 16S rRNA (uracil(1498)-N(3))-methyltransferase, whose product is MAKIRLFIDHPLAAGQPVPLASAQAHYLSGVMRLKPGDAIAVFNGRDGEWAAQIEQAGKRGGSLQIAERTAPQRDPPDLWLIFAPIKKARTDFIVEKAAEMGAARILPVQTDFTNSERIRQDRLQAHAVEAAEQCGGTYVPQVEDLQPLSRLLDGWDARRRILWADEAAAGPAATLADLPAGPWAILIGPEGGFSDSERARLRGMDSVSRVSLGPRILRADTAAVAALTLWQAELGDWRGG
- the ubiA gene encoding 4-hydroxybenzoate octaprenyltransferase, which produces MQSQTERPDAVIDAPKGNWVDRWAPDAWRPFLHLSRADRPIGTWLLLLPCWWGIGLAMMAGAPRWFDLWIALACGIGAIVMRGAGCTWNDITDRGIDAQVARTRSRPLPSGRVSLRGAYLWLIAQGLVGLVILLTLGPAAIWMGVASLALVAIYPFAKRFTWWPQIFLGLAFNWGVMLAYAAHAGRVDAAPVVAWLAGIAWTIFYDTIYAHQDAEDDALIGVKSTALLFGRNSPRILAGFAVLAVVLLAVAIGMTGRNVLIGWAGLAAFAAHLAWQLRLFQPDQDAMCLQLFRSNRDAGLILALFLAVAGLA
- a CDS encoding OmpA family protein; protein product: MAPSRSRIPTAFATLVVLSAAGGLCWWAAQSAAAFIEQRAREDVQVALSTGGQDWVEVATDGLQVRLRGTAPTEVARFRAMTRAASAVDPSRVIDDMTVASTEALTPPDFKVELLRDGDGISLIGLVPAGTDRTGLVRTLKSETAAPKITDLLESADYAVPERWDEAMAFGLRAAQMAARAKISIAPGQVRIAAITDSRVEKGRLETELQRALPDGIALETQISAPRPVIAPFTLRFLIDEDGPRFDACAADNEAGRARILAAALAAGTGGKPGCTLGLGAPSQDWADAAVAAIEAVAAMGAGSVTISDADIALTAPQSVAQARFDEVVGRLEQRLPRVFSLQALRDRPEQVDRGPAEFVAALSGERNLSMRGRITDERMREAVDSFARSRFAAVQGSLRSDATVPGGWTVRVIAALEAMDSLESGTVDVTPELIRITGTSGDPNAAEHSAATLSQRLGAGARYDLTIRYDRRLDPALNLPDGEECVRRLNIVMSESEIGFEPSKSQIAGDPAPTLRRMAGVMAECADFQMEAGGHTDSQGSEGFNADLSRARAQALVAAMAEAGIDTANLTARGYGESQPIASNDTEEGREENRRIQFRLLSDRPVRSAPLPAPVTLSGVTTEAAAAPPAASGPAVPSGAGAEGGERAAPQPQGPQLPQIAAGPAMAAPAVVGVSEQFESLDAREENIRLPVQTPDDDTPRPRPRPEDADAPAEPEDATPLDATAAE